The bacterium genome includes a window with the following:
- a CDS encoding geranylgeranyl reductase family protein yields MILPFLCECKIQSFQPENKHQVKGLADFGKSCYHLACKIMLQPGHRRASDRLRISTAKIFEEENLNTRREEYDVIVVGGGPAGATATLYCARHGLKTLLLDKSKFPRDKICGDAISGKGLRFLRELGLEQDLQLVPKMKARGIIFSAPNGKAASISFTPPQSKRLVHGYVCRRLVFDNVLFRAARQAAAACVEDFIVEQLRTEGETVVGVAGRERGSGMQREFSAKIVLGADGFDSVVARGMGLYEHDSRHWCVATRCYYRGVSELTDYIEIHFVEDVLPGYFWIFPLEDGLANVGIGILHSEIRKRKINLRAAHLAATQSPHFKKRFAQAQPLEDIRGWNLPLGSKRRPIHGHGFMLLGDAAGLIDPFSGEGISNAIYSGHLAAQVAAHACTAGDYSAAGLQEYADSLWQAIGPELQTSFMLQRIGRIRPLLNLVIGKAAKSIEVAQWISSMMANEAPKEALASPLTYLRLLFT; encoded by the coding sequence GTGATTCTTCCTTTTTTGTGCGAATGCAAAATACAGTCATTCCAGCCGGAAAACAAGCATCAAGTCAAAGGGCTTGCTGATTTCGGCAAATCTTGCTACCATCTCGCGTGCAAGATCATGCTGCAGCCCGGCCATCGCCGGGCCAGTGACCGGCTTCGAATTTCCACGGCCAAAATTTTTGAGGAGGAGAATCTGAATACACGCAGGGAGGAGTACGACGTGATCGTGGTGGGCGGCGGCCCGGCGGGCGCGACCGCCACGCTTTATTGCGCCCGCCACGGCTTGAAAACCTTGCTGCTCGACAAAAGCAAATTCCCGCGCGACAAAATCTGCGGCGATGCCATCTCCGGCAAAGGCCTGCGCTTTCTGCGCGAACTGGGCCTGGAGCAGGATCTCCAGCTCGTGCCCAAAATGAAGGCGCGCGGCATCATCTTCTCGGCGCCCAACGGCAAAGCCGCGAGCATCTCCTTCACGCCGCCGCAGTCCAAACGGCTGGTGCATGGGTATGTGTGCCGGCGGCTGGTGTTCGACAATGTGCTGTTCCGCGCCGCCAGGCAGGCCGCTGCCGCCTGCGTTGAAGATTTCATCGTCGAACAGCTTCGCACAGAAGGCGAGACGGTGGTGGGCGTGGCCGGCCGCGAGCGCGGCAGCGGCATGCAGCGCGAGTTCAGCGCGAAGATCGTCCTGGGCGCGGACGGCTTCGATTCCGTGGTGGCGCGCGGCATGGGCCTCTATGAGCATGACAGCCGGCACTGGTGCGTGGCCACGCGCTGCTACTATCGCGGGGTGAGCGAGCTGACCGACTACATCGAAATTCATTTCGTGGAAGACGTGCTGCCGGGCTACTTCTGGATTTTTCCCCTGGAAGACGGACTGGCCAACGTCGGCATCGGCATACTGCATTCCGAGATTCGCAAGCGCAAGATCAATCTGCGCGCGGCGCATCTGGCCGCCACGCAATCTCCCCATTTCAAAAAACGATTCGCGCAGGCGCAGCCGCTGGAGGACATTCGCGGCTGGAATTTGCCGCTGGGCAGCAAGCGCCGGCCAATTCACGGCCACGGCTTCATGCTGCTGGGTGATGCCGCCGGCTTGATCGATCCCTTCTCCGGCGAGGGCATCAGCAATGCCATCTATTCCGGGCATCTCGCGGCGCAGGTGGCAGCGCACGCCTGCACGGCCGGCGATTATTCCGCGGCCGGACTACAGGAGTATGCCGATTCGCTGTGGCAGGCCATCGGTCCCGAGCTGCAAACCAGTTTCATGCTGCAGCGCATTGGCCGCATCCGGCCTTTGCTCAATCTGGTGATCGGCAAAGCGGCGAAGAGCATCGAAGTGGCGCAATGGATTTCGAGCATGATGGCCAACGAAGCGCCGAAAGAGGCGCTGGCCTCACCGCTGACGTATTTGCGGCTGCTGTTCACGTAG